A stretch of Mya arenaria isolate MELC-2E11 chromosome 14, ASM2691426v1 DNA encodes these proteins:
- the LOC128216208 gene encoding uncharacterized protein LOC128216208, translated as MEIEDNLSSMKTVGELNDSNVFCKQPRTSLFPRDHVFATNGYKKYNVKISSDKYKCAIEGICELSGGEVVITDFNNNKVKLLDQEYRGVDHCDVPEYPFDVCHIGGNEVAVCVNNGDDRRELHFINITKGKLVTTRMLSFTHRCYSAAHHGNNLYISSYTALYVHTMTGKLVKKLYEDMSGGDTVLRIAISNEGKTIYITNYSNNQLITLDNLGNKLATFTEELQIPYGVHVTTAGHVFVCCYVSNSVLQVDKDGKTKLSTLAREQDGVYGPKALFFSSRTSSLVVGGWKNTLLVINVR; from the coding sequence ATGGAAATAGAAGATAATTTGTCCTCTATGAAGACAGTTGGAGAGTTAAATGATTCGaatgttttttgtaaacaaCCACGTACATCGCTATTCCCCCGAGATCATGTATTTGCTACCAATGGTTACAAGAAGTACAACGTAAAGATTAGTTCAGACAAATATAAATGTGCTATTGAAGGAATATGTGAGCTATCTGGTGGCGAGGTTGTTATTACAGACTTCAACAACAATAAAGTGAAACTCCTGGACCAGGAGTACAGGGGTGTCGATCACTGTGATGTCCCCGAGTATCCATTTGACGTGTGCCACATTGGCGGAAATGAGGTTGCCGTTTGTGTTAACAATGGTGATGATAGACGTGAActtcattttattaacattacaAAAGGGAAACTTGTGACTACGAGGATGTTAAGTTTCACACATAGATGTTACAGCGCAGCTCATCACGGGAACAACCTTTACATTTCCTCATACACCGCGCTGTACGTCCATACGATGACGGGGAAGCTGGTTAAGAAGCTGTACGAGGACATGTCCGGTGGTGACACGGTGTTGAGAATTGCCATCAGTAACGAAGGGAAGACTATCTACATCACAAACTACTCAAACAATCAACTTATCACCCTGGACAACCTCGGCAACAAGCTGGCCACATTCACTGAAGAGTTGCAGATACCTTATGGAGTACACGTGACAACTGCTGGACACGTATTCGTCTGCTGCTATGTCTCCAACTCAGTGCTGCAGGTTGACAAGGACGGGAAGACGAAATTGTCCACACTGGCAAGGGAACAAGACGGAGTGTACGGACCTAAAGCTTTGTTCTTCAGCAGCCGTACTTCCTCTCTGGTTGTCGGCGGTTGGAAAAACACGCTCCTCGTCATCAATGTTCGATAA